AACCGGCAGGTCTCCTGATGTGCCGTTTCATTGAAATCGTCGCGGTGAATACCAAAACCCAGCGTCAGGCAGCGTAAGTAAAGCGCGGCTAAATCGCGCTGGCCAGGAAGGCGTTCGCTGAGCAGGGCCTGAATGCGTTGCGGAAGGGCATCCCCCGCGCGATGCGTTTGCCAGAGGTGGTATTCCAGCGGGCACGCCTGCCACTGAAGGTGCGCAGGCCACGGCGTGTAGAGCACCGTCTCATCGATCAGGGCGACCAGCGCATACACGGCGGCATCGATCTGCGCCTGAAACGGACTGCCCAACTCCCGGTTGAGGCGTTGCGCGTAGTCCGAAACGACCTGATTACTCCAGGAGAATGCCTGTTGATACAACATTTCCGGTGCCTGCGTGCTGGTTTTCCAGTGTTCAAATTGCGTCAGCCAGCAGGTAAAAACCGTATCAAACAGACGGCTGGCGGGCATGTCAGTCGCCATCGGCATGGTGTTGCGCCTCCTGCCGATAGAGCATGATCTTCTCAGGACTGACGCTGGTCTTATGCAGTGGGGCGATGATCAGTGGGGCGTCGTGCTCAAACCATTGCGTGGTGAGCGTGAGGGTAAACAGCGCGATGGTGCTGTCGGTTTCCCACTCCGTCCGCTGTTGTGTCGTAAGCGGCGCGACGGACATGCCGTGCATGCGCTGGCGGCGTAAGATCGGCTGAAACGGCTGGCAGGCAATCAGCGACGACTGTAGCCAGTCGATCGCCGACAGCGGGCTGCCGTCAGGCATCAGGATACCGATCACCACCTGTTCGCCCGCGCGTATTTCATCAGGCAGCCTCAGGGAGAAGTCGTCTTCCCCGGGAGTAAAACGCAGTCGTAGTCGACGGCGGTGGATACATGCCAGTTGCGTGCGCAATAGCGTAAACAGCGTGGTAAATCCTGGCTGCATGTTTTCGTAGTCGAAGCCGGGAAGCCAGGGCAGAGGTTTATCCTGAGTCAGGACAGCGGTCTGACCGCAGAACAAACACAGTGTGCGAAACAGATCCACCGGATGGGACTTTCCACTGTTTACCAGACATTCCAGCAGCGGCAGCACGCCCTGAATACTTTGCAGGCAAAGCGTTAGCCAGAGCCAGTTGTGGGTATGGTCGTTCTGCCTGGCGAGCTGTGCTTCACGGCTGAGAAACAGGATTTTTTCTCTGGCCAGCAGACAAAGCTCACGAGCCTGTTGGCAGAGCGTGCTGCCCTCGACCACCTGAGGTGATGGGGGAAACCAGTCGTTGCGGCGAAATCCCCCTTCGGTGTAGACCACCTGGATCAGCGGCAGACAGAGGAGGTCGGCGCGTTCATGCTGGCTGACCAGGCGTGGTGCGGGCTGCCAACTGGCAATAGATTCGGGAAACTCTCCGCTGGATAAATCGGGCAGCGGTGCGCTGGTGATGGAACGAAAACGGGTGGTAAACGGCTGCCACTGACCGCCGCGGTTTGCCGACGGTAGCGCCAGCCAGAGGGTGTGTTCGCTGTCGGCCGTTGCCGGGAGCAGACGAGTGCAGTCAAATTCCAGCGGCGGATCGCGTTGGATATCGTAGTCAATGGGTAAGCCATCGGGCATGATCGCCGTCAGGCGTAAGAGCCGCAGAGTACCGGCGCAAAGCGCGGCATCGTCAATCTCCAGATGGTTCACGCCCCAGAACCACGGATTAGCATGACCTGCAAGCGCGGCGGCGAGAGTGTCATGACGCAGCGACTGCAACTGGAAATGCTGCGGTAACATCGCCATACCTTCATACCAGCAGACCATTGCCGGAATTGTCGTCATATTACTTTCCTTGTTCAGGTGACAGTATCGCCTCGTCCGCCATCAGTTGCAGATGCAGGGAGGTGATGTTGTCCAGCCGCAGACGGTGCTCGCCTTCGCTACGATAGCGGGCGAACAATAGCGTGGCTTCTGCGGGAGCACCGCTTAGCGGATTGTCATCAGCGCTAAAGCGGGAGCCGGGAACCAGTTCCAGAGACCAGACGTGCAAACCGCCAGGGTAATCGCGCTGTAGTTGCGCTCTGGCGTTAAACCACTGCGTTGCCGAAAGCGTCTGTACCACCGGCACAAGCGAGGCATCGGCAATGGCGACAATATCCACGGCGACAGGGGTGTTATCATTAGCGTGAGCAACGGTGTCGATGGTCACCGTCTTTAATTTCACCTGATTTGACCAGAATGAACAGCCATTATTAAGCAATGCTAAACAAGTAATAAATATTATTCGGGTCAAATGGCATCTGCCGTTAGTCATATAAATTCCTTTTATATCCTCGCTAAGAAAATAATTAATGGGGAGGTTTGTTTAGTTGATTTAAATCATTATTCGGTGTTAATCATTAAATAAACAGGTGAAAATAGAGTACGCCCGTAGGGTGAATATAACGTATGGAACATTCACTTCATCATCTGATTTCTTGTATTATATTGAATGATAAGACTTTTAACATTTTTACGTGACGTTGATCAACCAAGGGTATTCTTATCCGGTAAACAAAAATTGGTTGATATTTATTTTTCGTTGTGTTTTTTATAATAGCGATTGATTTTCTGAAATAATGCTTTCAAATAAAGATGCAGGCAGGATTGCATCAGGGATTCTTATTGCAAAAAGGACAAGTTATGGCAGAGAGTATTCAGCATAAACTCAGTCGTATTAGACCTCCGCGGGTACAAATTACTTATGACGTTGAAACGGGGGGAGCAATAGAAAAAAAGGAATTACCTCTTGTGGTCGGTATTTTAGCCGATCTATCCGGTCAGCCAGCCTCTCCACCTGAAAAGCTACGTGACCGGCGGTTTGTCGATATCGATCGTGATAATTTTGATGATGTGCTCGGGTCGATAGCACCTCGTCTGGCGCTCCAGGTGGAAAATCGGCTGGCGAATGATGACAGCAAATTCAACATCGAGCTTCATTTCAAAACCATCGAAGATTTCTCTCCTCTCAACATTATCGATCAAGTGAAACCCCTACAGCGTCTGTTTCTTGCCCGCCAGCGCCTGCGCGATCTGCTGACCAAACTGGATGGCAATGACGATCTGGATGCTCTGCTCCAGCAGGTGGTCAATGATAACGCTGAACTTCAGGCGTTGCGGCCAACAACAGAAGACAAGCCGGCAGAAAACGCCTAACCGAAGAGGAAAGAACAATGGAAACGGTTCAGGAACAGGCTGAAACGGGCGGTCAAACGGTCACGCTGAGCGTGTTGGATCGCATCATTCAGGAAGGGCGCATGGCGCGCGATGAGCTACAGCAGACCTATGCGCGCGACATGCTGGAAGAACTGGCGACGCAGATCCTTGATGAAGGTATGACGGTGGAAAGCGACACCGTCGCCATGATTAACCATCGTATCGCGCAAATTGACGCGCTCATTAGCGCTCAGCTTAACGAGGTGTTGCACCATCCGGATATGCAGCGGCTGGAGGCCTCCTGGCGTGGGCTTCACCAGTTCGTGATGAACACCGAGACCAGCTCCCGACTCAAGCTGCGTTTGCTTAACGTCTCGCGTAAAGCGCTGCAAAACGATCTCGAAAAAGCGGTGGAGTTCGATCAAAGCGCGTTGTTCAAAAAGTTGTACGAAGATGAATACGGTACTTTCGGCGGTAACCCGTATAGCGTACTGGTCGGCGATTATGAATTTGGTCGCCATCCGCAGGACGTGGCGCTACTGGAGAAAATTTCGCAGGTCGCGGCGGCGGCCCATGCCCCCTTTATTGCCTCAGCCAGCCCACGCCTGTTTGATATGGGATCGTTTGCTGAGCTGGGCGTGCCGCGCGATCTGGCGAAGATCTTCGAAAGTGCCGAGTTGATCAAATGGCGGGCATTCCGTGAGAGCGATGAGTCCCGCTATGTGACGTTAGTTTTGCCTCACGTATTGCAGCGCTTGCCTTATGGCCCGGATACCGTGCCCGTGGAAGGGGTCAACTTCATTGAGGACGTCAACGGTCTGGATGCCAGTAAGTATCTGTGGGGCAACGCGGCGTGGAAGCTGGCAAACCGGATCACCGATGCCTTTGCGCTGTACGGCTGGTGCGCGGCGATTCGCGGTGCGGAAGGCGGCGGTTTGGTGGAAGATCTCCCGGCGCATACTTTCAGCACCCCATCCGGCGACATCAGTTTGCGTTGTCCGACGGAGATTGCCATTACCGATCGCCGCGAAAAAGAGCTGAACGATCTCGGTTTTGTTGCTCTGTGCCACAAGAAGAACAGCAACACGGGCGCTTTTTTTGGTGGCCAAACCACTAATCAGGCACGGATCTACAACACGCCGGAAGCCAATGCCAACGCACGCATTTCCGCGATGCTGCCATACATTCTTGCCGCTTCCCGCTTTGCCCACTATCTCAAGGTCATTATGCGCGACAAAGTCGGCAGTTTTATGAGCCGCGACGAGATTGAAAGCTACCTCAATAACTGGATTGCCGACTACGTTCTGCTGCGCGACAGCGCGCCGCAGGAGATCAAAGCCCGTTACCCGCTGCGCGAAGCGCGGGTTGACGTCAGTGAAGTCCCCGGCAATCCGGGTGTTTATCGTGCCGTCGTTTTTCTGCGCCCGCATTTCCAACTGGAAGAGTTGACCACCTCAATTCGTCTGGTTGCTGAGCTGCCACCACCGGCAGTTGCCTGATTAATAAGGAGATAAATCATGGATGCTATTTTTTTAAAACTGGACGATATCAAGGGTGAAAGTCAGGCTGATGGCTTTAACGATCAGATTGAGATCATGTCCTACAGCCACAACGTGGCGATGCAGGTGACCAACGATGTCAGCAACACCGAACGTACCTCCGGGCGTGCGCACGTGGGGGAGATGTCGCTGACCAAGTTTGTCGATCTCGCCACCCCGGTACTCAACGAATACTGCTGTAGCGGCAAAATGATCAAAGAAGCAAAGCTGACGCTGTGCCGCAATGATGACGGAAAAATGCTGCCTTTTATCGTCTATACCCTGACCAATGTCGTCATCTCTCACCTGAGCGTAAGCGGCGGGTCCGGCGGTAAACCGGTCGAAACGATGTCGTTGAATTTCACCAAAATCAAATGGGAAATCACCGCGCAGAAATCGGAGGGGACCCAGCAGGGAACCAGTTCTTCGGTCTGGGATATGACGATGAATAAGAAAGGGAGCTAATGATGAGCTCCTCCATACCGGTTGCGTTACTCGACAGGCTGGCTGATGAGACTATCTCACCACGCGAGTCGGTCTACCGGGAATTGCGCAGGTTGTTCAATACCCGCGCGCCGAAGGACGCTGAATCACTCCCCGCGCTGCTCGCCTGGGGCGTTCCCGAATGGCATGGCATCAATGCCGATGATGATCGGGTGCTCGACTGGTTCTGTCGCCAGCTCAGACGCACGATTTTGCATCTTGAACCCCGCATTAAAGCATTGACGGTCAGTGTCAAAGAGGCGCATCACGCCACGCTGGCGCTCCATCTGGAAGCGCAACTGTGGGATGACGATGCGCTGTTGGCGCTGGATCTGACGTATCAAAATGGTCGTTGGCGGTAAAGCCAACAGGAGAGAACGATGGACGACAGGTTGCTGGAGGATTATTTGCAGGAACTCCGGTGGTTGCGTGCCGCCAGCGGTGAATTTTCCCGCCAGCATCCGAAGATCGCCGCTCGCCTGCGTTTAAGCGAATTTGACTGTCCCGACCCGCATGTCGAGCGGCTGCTGGAAGGGTTCGCGCTGCAAAGCGCGCGCCTGAACCAGCGGCTGGACGAAGGGTTTAGCGAACTGAGTGAATCGCTTCTGGAACTGCTCACCCCGCATCTGCTGCGCCCCTATCCCTCATTTGCCACCGCCCGCTTTACGCCCGATCCGCTGGCGGGCGATCTGACGCAGGGCTACTCGCTGCCCGCTGGCACGCCGCTGTACGCGCTGACGGCAGAGGGTGAAACGGTCTGGTGGCGTACCGCATTGCAGCATACGCTGTGGCCGGTCGCGATCGATGACCTCGCCTGGCTCGATGCGAGTGCGGCTCGTCAGGCGTGCGGGTTAAGCCAGGCGCAGGGCGCATTGTCGCTTCGTCTTCGTTGTTTACCGCCCTGGCAGTTTTCCACGCTGACGATGCGCACGCTGCGCATTTATCTGGGGGGTTCTCCGCAGATTAACGCCGCGCTTTTTGACCTGCTGTATGCCCACGCGATAGGCCCACAGCGTCCGCAGCCGGTAGGGCTCGAAAATGCGGAGCACCTGCTGGCGAGCGAGCCAGGCGTCGAGTCAAGCGGGCTGGCGTTGAGCGCCTGGATGCACTGCCCGCAGGCGCTGATGTATTTCGACTTGCCGATCCCGCAGACCCAGCACGGCGACACGATGACGCTCTGCATTCCTTTTCGTCGCGCCCCGGACACGGCGCTGCATCTGACACGGGACGATGTGCGTCTCGACTGCGTACCGGTGGTAAATCTGTTTACGCGAACCTCGGAGCCGCTGCCCGTCGGGCACACGCACAGCGAATACCGGCTGGTCGCCGATCTCTACGACAAAGAGATGCAAATCTACCGCATTGCGCAACTGTGGATGAGCCGACGCGATGAAGCCTGGCCAGTGCCACCCTATTACGGTGCGCAACAGCATGCTGATGCCCGTTGGTTCTGGCATGCGCGGCGACATTATCGGCAGGAGAACGATCTCTGGCTGACGCTGGTGGACAGCCGTTTTGATCCCTTTGCCGCCGATGAAGAGGCCACGCTGACGGCAACGCTTCTGTGTACCAACGGGGAGTGTGCATCGTCGCTGATGGCAGGAACCCCGCTGGCCTTTGATTTTCCGGGGCCGATAGCTCAGGTCTGTTTGCTGGGCACGCCGACGGATCCGGGTCAGTCCGTAAGGCAGCGGAACGCGCGCTGGAAGTTGGTTTCCTCACTGGTACTTAATCATGTGTCGCTGACCGAAGGCGACGAGGCGCTGGCATCACTAAAAGAGATGCTCTCTCTGTATGCCTCTTCAGGAGAATCGGTGGCAGTCTGGCAGCAGATCGACGGCATTCGCGCGATGCGCTGCGAGCGGGCCAGCGAACATTCTGGTCGTGATGCATGGCGCGGCTGGCGTAACGGTATTCGGGTCACGCTGACGCTGGATCCTCAGGCGTTCACCGCCAGCAGTCGCCTGCTTTTTGCTGCAATTATCGCCCGTTTTCTGGCGCATAACGCCACGGCAAACTGCTTTGTACATACCGTATTACAGGATGACAGTGAGGAGATCCCGCTATGGCGCGATACCGATCCCACCCGGCCGATAGTGTGATAGCGCAACTTCGGCGCGAACCTTGGCGCTTTTCGCTGGAGCAGTGCGTCCGGTTACTCGAACTGAGCGGCGTGTCGCCTGAACTGCGCGGTGAGCGGGGACTGACCTTTGCCCCGGCGGAGATTGGCCGTTTGCAGGGGGCATGCGTGCAGGTGCGAAGCCTTGGTCTGGGCGGCGCGGACGGCGTTTTACCCTACGGCGTGCTGGAGGCGCTGCCGCAGGCGGCGCAGGATTTCCTCAGCCTGTTTGAGCAGCGGTTGATTGAACACGACTGCCGGAGCCGAAGCGCATATCGACTGGTGACGCCTTATGCCCGGCGAGAGCAGGCGGCAGGGGGAGAACTCATGCAGGCGCTGTGTGGCTTTTTGACCACGTCGCGTCCGGCGCAGGTGTCGTTATCGCTGATCCAAAGCGGTCTGTTGGCAAACCGCAGGCGTTCCGCCGCAGGATTCGTCGCACTGGCGGCGGCGATGATGAACATCAGCGTGTCGGTGGAAGAGTTTGCGGGGCGCTGGCAGGTACTGCCTGCCGATGCGCAGAGCCGCACCGGCTGTCGGCTGGGGCGCAACAGCGTGGCGGGTCGCCATGCCTGGCATCAACACGCGGGCATCCGGCTCCATCTGATCGCCAGCAGTGCCGCGCAATGGCGCACGTTTTTACCCGGGGGCGAAGGCTTCACCACGCTGAGCTTTGCCGGGCGCCTCTGGTTTGGCGCGGCAATTTCGCTGGAGCTTGTCATGCGTGGGACGTTGACGCTCGACACCTGTCTTTCACGCGCGCGGCCTCCGCGCCTGGGGCGTACCGCACAGCTACAGGGGCGCAAAGCGTCGCCGTGCTGCTGTCGTCTGTTTTTCAGGGAGGATGAACATGGATTTAAAAGCGTTAGTACAACGACTGAACCCGAATTGCTTTCGCGCGCTGGAGCTGGCGGCTGAACGGAGCCGGGCGCAGGGACACTGGTTTGTTGAACCGGAACATTTGCTGCTGGCCCTGCTGGATGAGGAACAGGGCGATCTGACCTGTTGCCTCGGGGAGGCGGCGATCCCCGCGGATCGGCTGCGTGAAGAGATTCAGCGCACCCAGGCGCAGTTTAAAACCGGCTGTACGCGCATGCCGGTATTTTCCGTCCAGCTAGTGGAACTGCTGGAAGGGGCCATTCTGCTGGCGACCTTCCAGGGTCTTGCGCAGGTGCGGTCGGCGTTGCTGCTGCTGGCATTGCTGACCCGCGAACGGCTGCGTAGCCAACTGGCGCAGGGGATGCCGTTGTTGCTCGGTATCCAGGCCATCACGCTGGAAAACCAGTGGCGGAACTGGTGCCGACTGTCCGTGGAGGAGCGAAACGCGCCGCAGTCTGACGATCGCCCTGACCATGAAAGCGGCGTACTGGATCAATTTACCCACGACCTGACCCGCGATGCCCGCGAGGGGCGGATCGACCCGATCATCGGTCGCGATAGCGAGATCCGTCAGTGTATCGACATTCTGCTGCGCCGTCGGCAGAACAACCCGATTCTGGTCGGCGCGCCTGGCGTCGGGAAAACGGCCGTTGCCGAAGGGCTGGCGCGACGCATTGCTGAAGGCAGCGTGCCGCCGCCGCTGCGCGACGTGGCGCTGCTGGCGCTCGATCTCGGCCTGTTGCAGGCGGGGGCAGGCGTGAAGGGTGAATTTGAGCAGCGGCTTAAAGGGGTGATTGACGCAGTCAAAAAATCCCCACTGCCGATCGTCCTGTTTATCGACGAAGCTCATACGCTGATTGGCGCGGGTGGCACCGAGGGCGGCAGCGACGCCGCCAACCTGCTGAAACCGGCCCTGGCGCGCGGTGAGCTGCGAACTCTCGCGGCGACCACCTGGCAGGAGTACAAGAAATATTTCGAGAAGGATCCCGCGCTGGACCGGCGCTTTCAGCGTATCCAGATTGAAGAACCGGATGAGCATCGCGCGGTGGTGATGCTGCGGGCGGTGGCCGACAAGCTGGAAGCGCATCATGGCGTACAGATCCTCGACAGTGCGATTCGCGAAACGGTGCGCCTGTCGCAGCGCTACATCTCCGGACGACAGCTGCCGGATAAAGCCATCAGCGTGCTCGACACCGCCTGCGCGCGCGTGGCGTTGGCGCAGCATGACGTGCCGCCTGCGCTCGAAGAGATCCGCCAGCAACGGGCGGCCATCGACGAAGAGGGACAACGGCTGAATCGCGAGCTGCTGGTGGGCGTTGATCATCACGACCGGCTGTGCGAGCTGGAGGTGCAGGCGGAGAAACTCCAGATTCAGGCGCGGGAGGTGGAAGGGCGCTGGCAGGATGAGCGCCAGCGGGTCGGCGAGCTGCTCGCTGCCCGTCAGCGGATGCTGAATCTGAGCGAACGGCCCGATGAAGATGACGAAGAACTGGAGCAGCAGTTGGTGGAGTGCGCGGCGCTGATTAGCAAGCTGGAAACCGCCGCCGCGCAGCTGCGAGAGGAAGTGCCGCTGGTGGCCGATTGCGTAGACGCCGCCACCGTCGCCGCCGTGATTAGCGGCTGGACGGGGATCCCGCTCGGGCAGATGCTGACCGATGAAGCCCACGCCCTGCGTACGCTGGTCGAGCGGATGAGCGAACGGGTGATGGGACAACAGGCGGCGCTGGAAACCATTGTTCAGCGCCTGCGCGCATACCGCAGCGGCCTGACCGACCCGCAGAAGCCGGTCGGTGTGTTCCTGCTGGTGGGGCCGACCGGCGTCGGCAAAACTGAAACCGCGTGTGCGCTGGCCGATGCCCTGTACGGCGGCGAACGTAACCTCATCACCATTAATCTTTCCGAGTATCAGGAAGCGCACACCGTCAGCCAGCTCAAAGGCGCGCCGCCGGGTTACGTCGGCTACGGCAGCGGTGGGGCATTAACCGAAGCCGTACGCCGTCGCCCCTATTCGGTGGTGCTGCTCGACGAAATCGAAAAGGCGCACCCGGACGTGCTGGAGGCGTTTTATAACGTTTTCGATAAGGGCGTAATGGAAGACGGCACCGGGCTGATTGTCGATTTTAAAAATACAGTGATGCTGGCAACCAGCAACGTTGGCGCGGAGCTTATTCTCGACACGCCAGCTTCTGAATTAAACAGCGAGCGGTTTAATGCGGCATTGCGCGAGGAGTTATTAACACATTTCCGCCCGGCGTTTTTAGCAAGGATGACCACGGTGGCCTATCGCGCGTTAGATGAAGAAATATTAAAAGGCATTGTGCTGGCGAAATTGGAGAAATTAGCACAGCGATATTTTGTGGCGACGGGGGAGCGGTTAACTATGGATGAGGGGTTAATCGCGCGCGTTATGGAAAAATGCCAGGGCGCAGGAGCCAGGGATGTGGAAAACCTGGTGGTTGGGGAAGTTATGGGGCGAAATGATTGAACAGAGTACTATCTAAGTGGAGATGATATGAAATCTTTTTGGAAAAAATTAAGAAATATCACGACAGGTATTAATAGTATTGGTGATATAACGCTTCAAGGTCATATTCTACAAAGTGAGTACGATCCTATCTTGAACACGCCAAGAGTCATTAAGGTTAGAGCAACACCGTTTCTTCATAATCCAGGATATGCTTTATCTGAAACACAAGAATATGGACCTGATATTGAAAATGTTTTCTGGCTTCCTTGGTTAAATTATCGAGTTACTTATGCTGCCAGAGCTCAATACGAATACAGCAAGTCTTGTAATTTTTTTATTACTTCCGCTCTAACAGGTTGTCGTTTTACTGTTACACCTGATTTGGTACTACATGTTGCTCACGGGGCAATTGGAAGTACAGTATTTACTCGCACTGGCGCTGAGGAAGATATAACAGGAGCACGTCATCAAAGAACTCGGAGATTATCAATTTCACATGATAATCCTCCGAATGATATTTGTTATGGTATTAATGGCATACCCCACAGAACTTTAGTTTTTGGTGTAAAGCTGTTTGATGGGGTATGGACATATAAGATATTTAAATCCTTTCCTGCACCAGGAAGCTGGGAAACTATTTTATAGCTCAGAAGCTAAAGTATAATTTCACCTGATAAGTTGTATCATAAAAAGTAGGCCCGATAAGCGAAGCGTCATCGGGCATTACGTACCCTGCAAATATAAAAGGACTTTATTCATGCCAGACAATATCCTCAAACTCACCGCGAAGCTAACTGGCCTTACCGCCGCAACCGCGCAAACCGATTCTCAACTTAACGGCCTGACCATCGCCACGGTTACCGTAACCACCTCTGCGCCGTTAACGCTTGATACCGCGCTGGCGACCCATCTTACCGCCACCATCAACAACGCCGACTACGACGGGCTGATTGCGGAGATTTACCAACTGCCCGCGACGCGCAACGCTGACCGCTATCAGTTTGTGCTGCGTCCCTGGCTGTGGTGGTTGACGCTTTCCAGTAACAACCGCGTGTTTCAGAACCTCAGCGCACAGGAAATTGTCGGGAAGGTATTTAAGGACGCCGGATTTACCGATTATAAATTTCAGCTCAAAACCACACCGGCAAAGCGCGAGTACTGTCTGCAATACAACGAAAGCGATTTTAATTTTGTCTCGCGGC
The DNA window shown above is from Citrobacter farmeri and carries:
- the tssH gene encoding type VI secretion system ATPase TssH; the protein is MDLKALVQRLNPNCFRALELAAERSRAQGHWFVEPEHLLLALLDEEQGDLTCCLGEAAIPADRLREEIQRTQAQFKTGCTRMPVFSVQLVELLEGAILLATFQGLAQVRSALLLLALLTRERLRSQLAQGMPLLLGIQAITLENQWRNWCRLSVEERNAPQSDDRPDHESGVLDQFTHDLTRDAREGRIDPIIGRDSEIRQCIDILLRRRQNNPILVGAPGVGKTAVAEGLARRIAEGSVPPPLRDVALLALDLGLLQAGAGVKGEFEQRLKGVIDAVKKSPLPIVLFIDEAHTLIGAGGTEGGSDAANLLKPALARGELRTLAATTWQEYKKYFEKDPALDRRFQRIQIEEPDEHRAVVMLRAVADKLEAHHGVQILDSAIRETVRLSQRYISGRQLPDKAISVLDTACARVALAQHDVPPALEEIRQQRAAIDEEGQRLNRELLVGVDHHDRLCELEVQAEKLQIQAREVEGRWQDERQRVGELLAARQRMLNLSERPDEDDEELEQQLVECAALISKLETAAAQLREEVPLVADCVDAATVAAVISGWTGIPLGQMLTDEAHALRTLVERMSERVMGQQAALETIVQRLRAYRSGLTDPQKPVGVFLLVGPTGVGKTETACALADALYGGERNLITINLSEYQEAHTVSQLKGAPPGYVGYGSGGALTEAVRRRPYSVVLLDEIEKAHPDVLEAFYNVFDKGVMEDGTGLIVDFKNTVMLATSNVGAELILDTPASELNSERFNAALREELLTHFRPAFLARMTTVAYRALDEEILKGIVLAKLEKLAQRYFVATGERLTMDEGLIARVMEKCQGAGARDVENLVVGEVMGRND